The genomic region CACAAATATGGACTTTAATGGTGCATTGTGCTTCTTTGATGTGAAACTGTTTCAATACTGGTACTGGACCAGTCTGCCAAACCCCTAAGACTAGTCCAGACAACAAGTTACAGGTTCAGTTCTTAGCTTTAAGTTCTTTTTTTGAGTTCCTAATGTATGTTTCTACACCAGTGTTACAGAACTGGCATTAGGACTTAAGGGTGTTCTTCACTCCTTGGTGATTTTGCTTTGCTCCAAATCAGTAGGTGGGTTTGTAAACTGGGAGCGTTTTCCTCTTGGTTCAgtttcacactgaaaaaaatccaAGTGAACTAAAATGAAGTCACGTCAAATCACGCAAGAATGATCTCTCagcttattggtcagatgtgtctcCCGCAAGAACAAAAAGGTGTAAAATACATGAAGAAGCTCCAGTGTTGTGGACTGTTGCAtatttgtgtgacaggagagagatgttAAGGTTGTGaggttgttttggtgcgcaTTGGAGTGCAATTACTGTGTTCACACCAGCCTAATTGAACCGCACTAAGAAAACAAACCTGAGTTCAATTTTAAACTAAAGCCTGTAGAAAGCACTctaagagaaggagaggaacaacgtatttgttttgttcagacATTTGCCTCCTCTAGGCCTGACATGCAGTCAGTTTTGTCTTGACACTGACCAACAGCCTCATATGAAGGTGtagcattttaattttcaaatcaAAGGGAAGCCTTCTCAACAGGGTGGCTGTGCCCTAGTTATATATGTGACAGACTGAACACTTGTTCACTGTGGGCTGGTAGCAGAGGATTATTCCTCAACTCTGTGCTGAAGTAAAAGAAATTGTAAGCTGCCTGCAGTTTAGATATCATAAATCAGTATATGTTAACTATGTTTCATTaggttgtctttatttttaaaatgattgcaCAGAAAGCTTGGGCTTCAGTGTTTACAACTGGAAGAGCCTGAACCAAAAAAGATGCAAATATTGAATCTGCCCATGTGGCGTAAACATGTTCTGTTGCCAGAACGTCCTAGGTTTTGTGCTACGCGTTGGACTCAAATCAAACGATTTAAGTCAGTGAAGattgtcagtcatccaggtgaagttggcttcttcagtctgaagactagtgaaatgttttgacctaacaagTCCACTTACCATCACTCAACTTCTCTATAATCCTAAAGGTGTTGATCTGCATCATACAATGAATAAGAAGCATTTGACTAAGACTGTTAACTGTTTGTTTCTCCAGATGTGATCAGCATTGAGAAGACCGGCGAGCACTTCCGTCTGATCTATGATGTGAAGGGACGTTTTGCTGTCCACCGCATCACTGCTGAAGAGTCCAAAGTAAGAAACTGAGAAGGTTAACTTATCAGGTGCATGCATCCGTGACCATAATATTTAAGAATCTACTCTTGTTGCTAATGGTTAATGTCTTATTAGTGAAATGATATTAAAAGAAGTGGAAATGTAGATgccagaaaatgtgaaatgtgaagaGCATTGAAAGCTTTCAATAAACATACGTTCTTGTGTATAGTGGGTTCTTGAAAATGGGGCCAATTCTTTGACTTAGTTCTCCTTATTGACATTTGAGATCTTGTCTTTATCCATATTGAAGATCAGCTGTGGGTATTTCGGACTGGTTTAGTCTCCAAAACCTTGATTAAATCTGGTTTAAATCCTCCACTGTGATTGAATCAGATCTAAAGATGGCGTTAAATGAACTGCTGACTAAAATGAAAGACTGCCTTTATAATTTCAGTGTTCTGCCCATTTGACTTTGACATATTAGATGTTTAGTTTTAACCCAGCTCTCATCTTTGTCTGCAGTACAAGTTGTGCAAGGTGAAGAAAATCATCATTGGCACCAAGGGAATCCCCCACCTGGTGACCCACGACGCCCGTACCATTCGCTATCCTGATCCCCTCATCAAGGTCAATGACACAGTCCGCATTGATCTGGAAAGTGGCAAGATCACAGATTTCGTCAAGTTTGATACTGGTAGGTTTCACTGACTGTGATGCACTTCTCGTGTGTTTTGTTAAGAAAAGTCTTGTGACCTGTGTTTATcactctctgctctcttcaGGTAACCTGTGCATGGTGACTGGTGGTGCTAACTTGGGGCGTATTGGTGTGATCACCAACAGGGAGCGTCACCCTGGCTCCTTCGACGTGGTGCACGTCAAGGATAGCTCAGGCAACAGCTTCGCTACCAGGCTCTCCAACATCTTCATCATTGGCAAGGTGAGTCTTCTGTGACCATGACTGTCTGACAGAGCTCAGAAAGTTTAACCATTGCATAGTGAACATAACTGTTATTGGTATTAAATATCCATCATACCACTGGGTGTAAATTCAACCTATCTGAGCAGAGATGGTGATGCTTAagatatttttcagttttactgctGTGATGTAAAATGTTGGAGCAATGATGATGGTTTTGGTTTTGataaacaatgaaaatacaTCACCAATTCCTCTAAGAAGTTCTGAGCTCCTTGTTAAGAGAGTCTGTTACTACAAAGTGTTACTTTGATATTTCAATGTAACCAATGTAATTTTACTGGAGCCATGAGTCAAAGGTATTAACATTTGGACAAAGGGAACTAAAAACACTAACAAATAAGAATTTACTGTCAAAAACAAGTCCAGTTTAAATCTATGTAGATGTAAATACATGGTAACTATAGTATAATCTGACGTACAAAGTGTACTATGGTACTCTACACTGGTGTGACTATAGCAGCAGCTCGGTGTGTGTGAGGCATAAACtgtccattttcttttctcacctcAGTGCCATCATAAATAGCTTTGTTGTATTGCGTCATGTCAAATCATTTGATTTGACCGGACATGATGATCATCATACAGCCCTGTGCTGTGTCGGTAGTAAAATGTTTCACAGCACTGTCTGTTACTTGACGTTTATTTGATGACTGATGTGACCGGACCTGTCAGCAATGCAGTTCTGTCAGCTCTATTTATTCAGTGGCCTCAGCCTTGTTCTTTTCTGCACCTTGATGAGTGTTGGTCAGATTAAGGTGTTGAGCTCTAATGTTCAACTCGctgcatttaatattttcacCACAGGTGACTGCATTAACCTGCTCAGACTTGTAAGTAGTATAGTTTTCCTAGCTGATAAAAAATTCTTTAAATGTCCTGTTTAACTTTATAGGGGAGGCAGAGATCTTTAGAATTTAATGTAAACTGCAGTTCATTGGTCAGTTGTCAAACTAGTGGAAACCAAAAATTCAGTTTTGATCAACATTAACCATTTATCTCTTATGTGCAGGGCAACAAGCCGTGGGTGTCCCTGCCCAGAGGAAAGGGAATCCGTCTGACCATCGCtgaggagagagacaagaggctCGCCGCCAAGCAGGGCAGCAGCTAAACTGGCCACAAAACACACCGCCTGGTTTTCAAATAAACTGTTATTTACAAAACACCCCGCTTGTTCTTGTAATTCCTTTCACTGCTGGTCACAGCGAGGCCTCctgcacacgcgcacacacacacacacacacacacacacacacacacacacacagacatcagagGGAAATCGATCAGTAACACAAATCCTATGGTACCGGGGGTCCATTTAGAGAATAGACAGTAGTtgtagaagtacacaaagtcaatgctgaaataaaagtacaattaactaaaaaaaaaaaaagtactatGCTACAAGTACGGCTGCAAATTCAAGTTGTAACTTAAGTACTGAGTACATGGACATGAGTTTTCTTAAGTACATCTAACTTAAACTTTTGTGAACAGTGGTTTAAAAAAGTACTACGGAGTAAATCTTAAAGGGAGAAGGTGCAAAGTCACATTTTGGCTCTCAGCTGATGGTAATCTTATGATTCATCATTTATCTATCATTAAATTGAAAGTCTGACTTGGTGAAGCCCGCTTCTACAGTTTCATGGTGTAAAGTACCCGGTTTTGAGATGGATGTGTTCACGTCTTTGGTGAGGTCACCATCTGAACCTTCCTGACCTGTATTTAGGTTCATGAAACCGTTTCGTTTCTAGCCAGCATGAAGCTCGTGTGTGTCCGTTTAAATGATTTAGTAATTTTAGCTTTATTTTGATAGAAACATCTCAGATTTTAACTtttgtgagtgttttgttttttaagtcacattttacacacttGCACTTTTTTAAACTTTTGCACCTTCAGCTTCTTCATCTCTGCTCCTCCGTCAGTCCCTCCATCGTCCACCTGGAGCCAGCCCATCCACGCTCCCTCCATCCTAatccctccatcctctctgCACGTCCATCTGTCGGTACTGCCGCTCCCTCCACAGTGAGGACGGGCTCATCCAGTCTTTCAAACAATTCTATCCATCCTCTATTtagccttcctcacctccttctttcctcccttAGAGAGTGGTTATCCTCTTTTGTCAATCTCCTTCTGCCTCACCTTTATATCCTACCTCCAATCCTTGCTTCCTTcactcctctttccttcctcactagtttatttctgcttcctacctcctcttttctcacagccatcttttttttttttttttttttacagctttcaCAAGTCCCAAAATATCTTTCGCATTTCATCCTCCTTCCATCCTTCTTTGCATCCATCCCCGCCTCATCTTCccagctctccctccctccacactTCACACCACCTATACTTATTCCCATTTCCTTCCTTCATCTCAGTGGTTCCTACCAATTCCCACctcactttctccctctgtcttttatttcatcCCTCCGTCCTCTCCGGATcccacctctctctccatccattcctcctcctcctctcatgtTCTGACTTCAGTACCAGTCCATATGGTGACTGCTGGGATACAGCCTGCTCCGCACTGCAGAAACCTGGCCAAGCACACGCAGTCAGCTCGGTGTGTCGGTGTGctactgcctgtgtgtgtgtgtgtgagagcaagAGATCAACAATGCACTCGTGATTTCCATTTCCAGCGCAGCCTCTGCAGCACGACACATACCATAACGAAGCACACAGCAGGGGCACGCGCGTGTCGCCGTGTGTAGAGGGGCACGGCTCACTCTCATGACCGTCTGCTCTCTGACACACCGAGCAGTACCGTAATCCATCATCCTTGGCAGGGAGGAGTAAGGACAGTGTGCGAGGACACGCTGATgtatttcaaaaaaaaaaaaaaggaggaaacagTGGCTGCACCTGTTGGAAACTTTTTCACCACCACTCttcaaataaaacttaatttaagtcatgttttgttctgttgtctcACATTGTGCAACAGTAGTTCATCATCCATTGTCGATTGTGTAGTGTGTAATATCAACATTTTCATTGCACTATTTATTTAGAGATGTGAAATGGAGTCCTGCATGTTGATGTGTACATGTCGTATGTTTAGTTAGTACGCTAAAATACCAATGTTGGCTTGATTTTTTTAGTGCATATTGAAGTGTAAGCAGCACAACAGGAGATAGAGATTAAATGGAGATTAGGTTATTCATTTTGTTGCAAACTCTAACGTACTGTTATTGACAGGATTTCTGCACTCTGCAATAAGGGATTATTGGGGTAGTGAATTGGTTATCTGGCTGAACTGCTCACGTGTTCACTAAGTGgcctgtattttattttagagatGGTTCTTTCTTCCCTCAGCCATCTATGTGCAGAACAATAGTTTCATAACTCATAGAAACATGCAAAGTTACACCAGTATAAGCTGTTTTAACAGATCAGTGATCTTTAATGATTCACACACTGAAACCAGATTGTTTGAGTCCAATTGTGTGACggtgaactttgacctttaCAGGACTCGAGGCTGCTGTGTTAATACACTTGTACGTGAGGAAATGCAACAAAACGAAATCGCAGATTTGAAACCTTATTAGGGTTTGTATTTAATAACGAAGAACAAATGAAGAGCGGCAGCGTTGTCCCCGTTTTTATAGGCCTGGGACCAGTtgttgtaaacacacacacgtaaacaaACTCACGCtttgaacatttgaaatatGAGACTCGCCAGACACATGCTTTGCTCCAGTCCTGCTCTGCATCCTCTTGTGAACAGAGCAACAATCACAtttgattcacacacacacacacacacacacagtgcacagcGGCTTTGAAGTGTGTCGAGCTGGATggttgaaaaagcaaaacaaatgtgagcTGCAGATGAAATATGGAGGAAAACATCCACTCAAAGGGTGGAAACATAATATGGTAAATAATTTTACAGAGCAGAAAGGCTGCGCGGAGTGACACGTTAGGGAGATTCaacaaacactgtacatgtcTAATGCGTCTCCACCAGTTCAGACAAACAGAATCTAACGTATGGTTGACCAGGTCGCAGGACTAGTTGGACAGTGCAAAGAGAAATGCTGTATTAAAGATATCGTCTTCAAAATCAGGTCTATGTgattaaacagtttatttttctaaactGATACTGTTACTCTGACCCCTCAGGTTTGCATCGGGACCCTCGCAGGGGTCCTGAGCCCAGGGACGGACTGGGAGCATCAGCCAAACGCTTGATGGGACGGCAGAATGGAAAAAGACTGAAGTAACCGTCAGACAGGGAGAAGGGGGCAGGAGTGGACAGTGGAGGTGAATTTGGAGCCTGCTCCGTGCGCAACAGCAAAGTGGGCCGAGCTGCTGAAACAATGAACTCAGTCAtctgaggaggagggggaggcaggGAGAGCTGCTGGGTGAGGACAGCTGTTTCTAATCAATTGCTTCcatgtgactgactgactgactgtcagCTGATTGGCCGACTGGCTCGTTGACAGTCGGGGGTCAGGCCACAGGCGGGGTTTTAACTAACTCAGTTAAAAGTCATCTGTTCGTTTTGATGACTAACTGGTTCGTTAATTGACTGACACCTCTGGTTGGCATGGCAACTGATTGGCCAAGCGACGGGGACTGATATGAGGTTGGAGTGAGGCCTGTATGAGGTAATGTTGCCACTCCCATCTGCTTCTTCACTCCATTCTTTTGCACTGAGCAGTTTATACACATCACATTCTTACATGTGCAcggacacacacccacacacacacacacacacacccacacacacacattcagtccTCCGTCTCTCATAAATTTCTCCcgttggtgtttcagttgtgtcAATAAAAGGCAGTTTATGTTGAAATTCCTTCGCgtttccctctctccatccccCACTCCAtaagacagacacagactgcatgaacaaaaacatttaggtAGGCCAAGTTCACGTCTGGGAGGGGTTGCTAAAGGGGGCCCGGGGAGTGCTCTGAGGACcagatgtgctttttttttggggaggaggaagcagaggggGTACATTCACTGGCCTCAAGAAGAGAGACGAGGATTTTCACAGGGCTCCAGAGAAAGTGGAAAGCCCGGGAAAAATGTTGTAGAGAAGCGGGTGATAAGTGCCACAATGGCTGTGTCCACAATCACTTCCTATTTACTATCTAGTGCAGTGTACTGGGGGCGGcacatgttctccctgtgcctgcgtgggttctctctggatactccggcttcctcccacctccaaagacatggATGTTAGGTTAATTAGTCAACCTGCCCATTGGTGTGGGCGTGAATGCTCATACACACCTATTGGACAGGTataacagaaacacatacatcCCTGAACATAACCCATACAAGCCTGCCTAAAACTACAGCTGCGGCAGATAAAAATGATGCTGAACAATACTTTTGTGGGGCTGGTGAAGGTTTCATTGATGCATCATTGTCGCAAACTTTATTAGAAAACTAACTCATCTGACGTCGGAGATACAGTCAATAAAAGATTAGCCTACGATAAACAAGCCTATGGTGGTGCACATGTAACCGGTTGATGGCCtatgtaatatataattatggctgattaatgttaaataatgaaTATGTCGTGCATGGACACAGTAAGTGAGTCAGAGGTTTTGGCACAACAACGGAAAACAAAATTAAACGATTAAATTAACAGAGAAAGTATTGAGTTCTTTAAATCTCATTTTGgaattaaaaatgtgtcattactCATGAGAGGAGGTGAACAGAGGACTAATCGTGAGATTTACAGCCGAGGATGAGAGCAGCTGGCTGGGGAACACAGTTGTGAAGCAAGAAGAGTCAAACAGCTCCGGCTGTTGGGGGGGTAGAGCTTCTCCACCCTTCTCCTCGTAGTCCAGGGGGCCACGTCATGAGCCGAGAGGCTCCCACAGAGATGTGATCTGTCATAGACGTACCATAGACGCCTGTGCACTTGTTGTCTCTTTGTGGGGAGGATAATGAACCACTCTGAGAAGGTGGTAATGTCGGTTCACCAGAGAGATTTGGCTCAGGGCGGTGATGTGTTCACGGCctagggaaaaaaaaggaaaacaggaacCTCCTTTAACAAACGAGAGCAGCCTGTGGTGAAACCTAAAGATGATCTTCTCACTATGTTATGCAGCTGATGAGTAACTTGTTCTGATCGTGCGCCTCACTACTGTGTTTCACCAACTCTTCTCAGCTCCACATTGACTTGGATTAGAAGTAAAGCTGCTGTAGTGAGTTTCCACACACGATACCCCTCCAGACTCGTGAAATCCATTTACTGAAGCTACACAGTTGATAGTTTTTCAAGGCCGACTCTCTAACATGGTCAATAGCCACTGAATCACTTGCACAGCAGAAGAGATAGAGCATCAGGAGCAACTCAGAGTGATGCActattgatttgatttcatgAACTGACATTTGACAACGATGTTCACCTGGAGACATTTAGAAATAGAGAAAATCCTGTTTCTGtatgtgataaatgaataaGAAAAAGTGTATATGTCCTGTAAAATATGAATGGAGGAAGATGTAGAGAACAAACCCAACAGTTTGAGCTTAAAACTGAAATAGTCGTCATGGTCGACTAAGCACGGCTGTACCCTTATGGATCTTATGTAGGTTATAGGCCGAGGTCCCATATTGAGCATCATTGTTtggggaggagagagagtctACAGTACAGTGCTCCATGCTTTCTTGGGTCACCTAGTTCTACTCATTTGCAGACCTACTTTTACAACACCAGGCCTCCACTGACATGTTGAGTGTTGTGAGGtatttctctgcctctttcttttataataataataaaaatagaattaaattaaatgaaaaagaaacgaCACATGAACATCTCCAAGTTCTGTACAACAGGATCCACTCTTCCGCTGTCTTGTTTTCTAACCAGATGTGTGAACCTGGTTGTGGGGATTTGCTCTCACTGAGCCACTAGAGCATTAGTAATGTCCAACGCTGATGCTGGGACCTGGCTCACACTCACAGTTCCACTTCCTCCCAAAGGCGTCGGATGGAGTTAAGGTCATGGGCCCCCTGTGCAACCAAGTTCTTCTGCACTCAAGTGGAAACAAAACTATCTTCTTTTTGGACCtggctgtgtgtgcaggagtgttgtcttgttgaaacaggagagacacaaacacaaactgctggCGCAGAGGTGGAAGCACAGGGAAATATGGAAACACGCTGCAGCATCACGATGACTCTGACTGAGATGAAGCTGAGGCCCAAACGAAAAGTACAACAGCGTTTGTGGACGGCAGCATCCACTCAACTTTGTCTTTCAcccacccacacatgcacacgcttATACACAGGTGGGCGCGCACTGTTACGCGCATCTGTGGCATGAAGGACTCATCCATCCCCAGTCTTAccccttcttcttcctcttcacctctccaTCTCTACTTTTGtgctctccctcctccaggCAGGGTTCCTCATCGGGAAACACCAGGCTGTTGCGCCCTGTGTCGCCGCGCCAAGCCTGCCAAAATAAGATCCGAGGCTGGGATGAGGatcttcaaaataagagcacaaCTAGGAGGCACATCGGTGTCCAGTGCATCAGAGCACGGTTTACATTATATAAAACAGAGGAATCCTTAAATAAAAACGTGAAAGTACAAGtcagaaaaatgacattttaaaaacgcATTCAAAACATATAACAAAACAGGGCTTAGGTTGTGTTACCATTACATTAAGTTTACCTTCTCTAAAtcttatttgtttatgttgttttactgaGGCTAAAGGGGCTAAAGTGACAAGTTACATCCTTTAGTAGCGGTACCAAGTTGATTAACCACATATTAAATCCACTCCGACTTTACCATCCCACTAGCGAATGACGTTCATTTCGGCTTTGATTTTGAAAGTGTAAAgcggatgtgtgtgtgcgctacACTCACAGTAGTTTGACACCAGTCCCCACAGCAGCTGAGCCTCtatgctggaaaaaaaaagaagaagagaaaatctCGCTCGCAGTCAAAAACAATGAGGGCGCACGACGCGCAACTCGCTCCGAGCGTCTCCAGCAGCAGCGGGGTTTTTCCTCCCGGAGGATCCAGAGCATGCGTCTGCGCGCCAGGCGGAGGGAGAAGGACCACAGGAATATAACTTGACTGTCTGCggagtttgttgttgttttttttgttttgtttttggtgagTGGAACAAATCATGCCTTTTTGCAAGCGGACTATACTTCCCAAAGATGTGTGCAAGCCCGACGGCAGGAGGCTGCTGGAGGCGCGTCCGCCGCGGCGCGCGGAGGTTTTCGGGGACCTGGTGGACGTGTGCAGCTTCACCCTGTGCTCGGTGCTCCGGCAGCTCTCGGATCTATCCCGGCACTCGGTGAGCAtcctggaggagctggagggagAGCTGGTGTCCATCTGCCACCGGTCTGGCGCGCTGGAGGGCAGAGTGGTCCGGCTGCAGAGGCACGTCGCAGAGCTGGTCAGCAAGCCTCCGCCGAGAAGTAAGAGggaattaaaaacacacacggTGTCACTTTAAAACAGCTTGCAAGTGCTGCAGGAGAGTTGAACGAGCCTAGTAGTCAAGTCAGTGATGTCAAACTTCGTCCAGCAGGGCTTGAATTATTGCTTTTGGAGAGACTTCAGGGTCTGTTAGTGGTTTTTGGTCATGACTCACCAGGActgcaaacagagagaggacgtCGCTGCACTGTGCATGGTGCATCTCAAAGGCTTCCTCAGGTTGTGAGTAAGTGACAGGTTTTTGTTTGTCGGGTGGTTTGTTATTGTGAGCTGGCACAGAGAAGAGGTCCCGCGTTCAGGTGGTGCAGGAAATGTCTAGAAGAAATGGACTAGAGGATGATCCATAAAGAGTGAGTTCACATGAAACCGTGCGTAATGACAAATGGAAGTGGATGAAGGGCATGTAGACATGTGAAGTCATGCCAAAGTAATATTGTTAGATGGGTTTGTGTCAAGAATGAGTTTGTTTTACAgatacaaactgtaaaacaaacaaactaactaacaaactaaGTTGGACAACAGGGAGGATCAGCCCAGTCTTACACATTGTCTGACCTGTGACTCTCTGAGTGTCATTCTTGGATGTGCAGGTTTACAAGGTGTGCCTGAAGGCagcacattgtgtgtgtggagagtggAATGTGAACTTTGTGGAAGTGCAGACCTACTGTACGTGTTTTAGTTGTGTTCCTCTGTCACGTTGTCCCCTCATTCACTGCTCCAACTCCTGATGACATTATCATCAGTTTTGGAAAGTATCTGTAAACATCTGTGTCAGCGTGTGAGATGATGCCGTTCTTCAGGATGCACTTGGAAGTCAAAGACTGTGACACTATAAGGCTGTTGAAGCTCACTTTAAATCTTtatgtctaaaataaaaaccGTCTCGGTCCAGTATGCAGATTGCACAAGTGTGATATGAAACCTTCACAGCTTAAACTGTGAGTATGTGCACATACTGTGTTTGATATGTGCATTAGAGGCATGTAGTGTCTGCTAGTTACAGCTTGATATTAAAGAGGTTTGTATATTCATAGGTTTTTATAAGAATACGAAGAAACGATGAATGTCTAAAACAGGGCTGGAGGAAAAGTTTAAGTTTGAACACATTCTGATTATTTGAAGCATTTTCAGGTGAAATTCTTAGATTCAGTTTTGTCCTGTTAGAAGATTAGACTGGTCATTGTAAAGGATTTACTTATGTATCTActctttttgttattattacattttctgcttttgttaaGTCAAGAAGTTATTAatggtgaaatgaaaaaagaatttGATATTGAAATAGATATTTGCATTTATCAGCCATAGTCATTTTGTTTAGCGTGAGCTCACAGGTCAGCTTTGTTTTAGAGCACAGCTCTAAATGATCTCAAACCTAGTGTGGCCTTTCTGTTCTGCAGCGTCTCGTAACTTACACACACCCATAAGATGCAGTGTGTTGGCTGATACATCAGTCTGGCTGATTTAGTTCTGTTGCAGCCTGCTTGCCTCAGATTCcccaaatcaaatcaaatatt from Anabas testudineus chromosome 18, fAnaTes1.2, whole genome shotgun sequence harbors:
- the rps4x gene encoding 40S ribosomal protein S4, X isoform; this encodes MARGPKKHLKRVAAPKHWMLDKLTGVFAPRPSTGPHKLRECLPLIIFLRNRLKYALTGDEVKKICMQRFIKIDGKVRTDVTYPAGFMDVISIEKTGEHFRLIYDVKGRFAVHRITAEESKYKLCKVKKIIIGTKGIPHLVTHDARTIRYPDPLIKVNDTVRIDLESGKITDFVKFDTGNLCMVTGGANLGRIGVITNRERHPGSFDVVHVKDSSGNSFATRLSNIFIIGKGNKPWVSLPRGKGIRLTIAEERDKRLAAKQGSS